One part of the Solanum dulcamara chromosome 8, daSolDulc1.2, whole genome shotgun sequence genome encodes these proteins:
- the LOC129898701 gene encoding 60S ribosomal protein L10-like — MGRRPARCYRQIKNKPYPKSRFCRGVPDPKIRIYDVGMKKKGVDEFPFCVHLVSWEKENVSSEALEAARIACNKYMTKSAGKDAFHLRVRVHPFHVLRINKMLSCAGADRLQTGMRGAFGKPQGVCARVAIGQVLLSVRCKDGNANHAQEALRRAKFKFPGRQKIIVSRKWGFTKFSRTDYLKYKSENRIVPDGVNAKLLGCHGRLAARQPGRAFLEAAS; from the exons ATGGGGAGAA GACCTGCAAGGTGTTACCGGCAGATTAAGAACAAACCTTATCCAAAATCACGGTTTTGCCGTGGTGTTCCAGATCCAAAGATCAGGATCTATGATGTGGGTATGAAGAAAAAGGGAGTTGATGAATTTCCTTTCTGTGTGCACTTGGTCAGTTGGGAGAAGGAGAATGTTTCAAGTGAGGCACTTGAAGCTGCTCGTATTGCTTGCAACAAGTACATGACCAAGTCTGCTGGAAAGGATGCTTTCCACCTCAGGGTTAGGGTCCATCCCTTCCATGTTTTGCGAATTAACAAGATGTTGTCGTGTGCTGGGGCTGATAGGCTCCAAACTGGTATGAGGGGTGCTTTCGGTAAGCCACAGGGAGTCTGTGCCCGTGTTGCTATTGGTCAAGTTCTTCTCTCTGTTCGCTGCAAAGATGGTAATGCTAACCATGCTCAAGAGGCTCTTCGCCGTGCTAAGTTTAAGTTTCCTGGCCGCCAAAAGATCATTGTCAGCAGAAAGTG GGGGTTCACTAAGTTCAGCCGTACTGATTATCTGAAATACAAATCAGAGAATCGTATTGTCCCAGACGGTGTCAATGCCAAG CTCCTTGGCTGCCATGGACGACTTGCTGCACGTCAACCTGGAAGAGCTTTTCTAGAAGCAGCGAGTTGA
- the LOC129898700 gene encoding putative B3 domain-containing protein At5g58280, which produces MANDKSTNSYEEARRKRVLDNKKRFEDLGILNISKNLSDLTKSEKKSDYKTELRRVRQKANDVYMSEPRRSARARNPVPTYRDEINLELPSLRKRSKFSSSWASYLARPLEEVKVASYEEKVQALKFAEKLHSNLQSGNPFFIKTMVRSHVYSCFWLGLPTRFCQDHLPKSTVNVLLVDEEGLEYEALFIGKRTGLSGGWRAFALDHKLDDGDALVFELVEPTKFKVYIVRASQCSSGVDTSGAEKEESEAEETSKSKTRKRKKSSNKSEVPTIAKEDDSVVVASATRRSTRRK; this is translated from the exons ATGGCAAATGACAAAAGCACCAACAGTTACGAGGAGGCCCGTAGGAAAAGGGTTCTGGACAATAAGAAACGATTTGAG GATCTGGGGATTTTGAATATATCTAAAAACCTTTCTGATCTTACAAAATCCGAGAAGAAGTCCGACTATAAAACCGAG CTACGGCGAGTTAGACAAAAAGCAAATGATGTTTACATGTCAGAGCCAAGAAGGTCTGCACGAGCTAGGAATCCTGTTCCAACTTACCGTGATGAA ATTAATTTAGAGCTTCCATCTTTGCGGAAGAGATCAAAATTCAGCTCTTCATGGGCAAG TTATCTAGCAAGACCATTGGAAGAAGTGAAAGTTGCTTCATATGAAGAGAAGGTACAAGCTTTAAAGTTTGCAGAAAAGCTCCACAGTAATCTGCAATCGGGAAATCCCTTTTTTATCAAGACTATGGTTCGATCTCATGTCTACAGTTGTTTCTGGTTG GGACTTCCTACTAGATTTTGTCAAGATCATCTTCCCAAATCTACTGTAAATGTTCTGCTAGTGGATGAGGAAGGTTTAGAGTATGAAGCTCTCTTTATCGGCAAAAGAACTGGACTAAGTGGAGGATGGAGAGCATTTGCACTTGATCATAAGCTGGATGATGGGGATGCTCTAGTATTTGAATTGGTTGAGCCCACAAAATTCAAG GTCTACATTGTTCGAGCATCCCAATGTTCAAGTGGAGTGGATACATCTGGTGCAGAAAAAGAAGAGAGTGAAGCTGAAGAAACATCAAAGAGTAAaacaaggaaaagaaagaaaagtagcAACAAATCAGAAGTTCCAACAATAGCTAAAGAAGATGACTCTGTAGTGGTGGCTTCAGCCACGAGACGCAGTACTAGAAGAAAGTAA
- the LOC129900621 gene encoding cytochrome b-c1 complex subunit 8, giving the protein MGKQPVKLKAVVYALSPFQQKVMPGLWKDLPGKIHHKVSENWISATLLLGPLVGTYSYVQHFLEKEKLEHRY; this is encoded by the exons ATGGGGAAGCAACCGGTGAAGCTGAAGGCTGTTGTATACGCTTTATCTCCATTTCAACAGAAAGTAATGCCTGGTCTATGGAAGGATCTTCCTGGTAAGATCCATCACAAAGTGTCTGAAAATTGGATCAGCGCCACTCTCTTGCTTGGTCCACTCGTCGGAACCTACTC GTATGTGCAGCACTTCCTGGAAAAGGAGAAGTTAGAACACAGATACTAA